caaatacaaactaaatatcatatatttaggAAAATTGATAACAATaagttattttttgcacattataatttaaataaacaatttgatttacatttattagAATGAACactaaaaattgtaatattCATACGGAATAATAACTTATATCAATATATGATATCAACAATGAGATacgaatatatttttagcaATTATgctgataatatatttctaatcctttatatatttatagtaatatattCTCCAAAATCgctttattaaaaaaagaaaacataTCGTTTTTCTAGATGTTTaacttataattataaggGCTCATGTTTACTTAAATACATTACAAGGCTAcgcataattatttaatggGACAATTTCAAActctattaaaaataatggccttaaatatatatatttaatttatatataagatGAAATgtgtttaaataaattaaaacgTAAGATGGTTTAGataaattatcataaaaGTAAACATAATGTTCCTTTAGTAACGATATTGTATTAGTATtacatattaatttaaatattcaaaataataagaatgTGCTTAATTGCAACTTGTGTTTGGTtcagtatatatattttaaataaaaataatatgatgcAAATATCGACAGATTAAAGATAGAATATCATTACAATGGCTAGTGAAGCagtaagtatatattttttaaataaaacgcCTGTCTTTATATTGTTTGAATGTTGCGCTATTTACATATTactattaaattatatttcaataatatgtttattagtatttatttttatataaatttttaaaaatattttcttagTGTAAAATACTTCGCGACGTTGATGGATATTTTAAAGATGAAATTGTTGATGAGagcaaatttaataattccgGTTTATTCACATATAAATGTCCTCGAAAAGGAAAAGAATCTAAATGCACAACAAATAATGAAAGAATTAACACATTGGgagcatatttatatactaaattgtttaaaatttctaatattttaaaaggaGATGGAAATAATGCTAATCGGCATATTGAAATTTTCATGATGTGGCTAAGcgataaattatataagttagaaaaaaacaatgcCGCAACATTGgaagaatattataataaacatttaAAGGAAGCTATgggaaattataattattggAACCTTTTAGGTGGTAAACAGGAATATAAGAGAGCTAATGTTTGGTATATGAGTGAATTATATAGCTTACTTAACGATATATGTAGTATAGTTATTGAATATGGCAAAAACAAGAGAAGCAAGAAAATTGAACATATTTCCCCCCAATGCTACAAgaaatttatgaatatttataaaaatattaaagattgttattcatattttcatttattaaagtacttaaaaaatatatatgatgataTTAGAAATGATGCTATTAAAGAAGCtgctaataaaaaagtcGCTATTAAACAAAACGTTATTAGAGGTGCTATTACTAGAACTATTGTTATCCCCCCAAAAACACGTTTAAACCAAGTATTAGAACATGTATTAGATGCTTCAACTATTTCTCTTATAGATCTAACTCCACAAGGTTGGGATCAAAGGTTTTCGGATGTGTCTGATCAAACAATTGATTTATATACTCAAAATTGTGTTGCATTACATTCTAAAATTCCACAACATGCGAAAAAAGGTACATCAAAAGACATACCGGAAGCACACCCCCAATTAGGAAGTAATCCATCCGGAAAAGAAGGAAATCAAGATCCTCCAAGTCAGCAAGCAGAAACACCACCACAACAGCAACCATCACCACAGTTACAACCACAACAATCTTCACAAAATGACCCTTCATCACAAAAATCTCAAGCAGGGAGTCCAAGCAGTGGAAACGGAAATCCTGGTGGACCAAATGATCCCGCATCAA
This sequence is a window from Plasmodium chabaudi chabaudi strain AS genome assembly, chromosome: 7. Protein-coding genes within it:
- a CDS encoding CIR protein, yielding MASEACKILRDVDGYFKDEIVDESKFNNSGLFTYKCPRKGKESKCTTNNERINTLGAYLYTKLFKISNILKGDGNNANRHIEIFMMWLSDKLYKLEKNNAATLEEYYNKHLKEAMGNYNYWNLLGGKQEYKRANVWYMSELYSLLNDICSIVIEYGKNKRSKKIEHISPQCYKKFMNIYKNIKDCYSYFHLLKYLKNIYDDIRNDAIKEAANKKVAIKQNVIRGAITRTIVIPPKTRLNQVLEHVLDASTISLIDLTPQGWDQRFSDVSDQTIDLYTQNCVALHSKIPQHAKKGTSKDIPEAHPQLGSNPSGKEGNQDPPSQQAETPPQQQPSPQLQPQQSSQNDPSSQKSQAGSPSSGNGNPGGPNDPASSTPGGSFDLWLPFFEFISNGTKFYNKASNFIEQNRQKFKEAKDKINDVYNDTVDNLKNAYNVSHNYVNNFINDVIDQLNKMDNPSKQNGNHSEPGNPSGGGSTSNQLPPPQPQNTTDPSQQKQQHSQSQPITQQNPQSDPPKHKTDEKTNLQLVKSPSTDPNLKKKWNIVPATWNGSVECKPEVNFMNATLACCTSEQCSLTGISVTVVLIPIFLLAAYKCLSREWTKKSEKKNMKRIINLSDGNRKTKIIIKSYDRNKDLKPVINPVGRKKRPLLDIYKLMQADPIPFINIFFLLIFFVYKRKYDFLELQI